One genomic window of Candidatus Pseudobacter hemicellulosilyticus includes the following:
- a CDS encoding transcriptional regulator: protein MKKSISDRILLFLKMKGEAEVAALSEELQMTKEGIRQQLLKMVEEGLVSSRTQSKGVGRPITYYAIAEKGTARFPDSHAEVTVQLLQSVKKLLGENALDLLISEREKQTLQRYETAMAGMDSIDQRLDKLSQIRSEEGYMATWKKENEEYFLVENHCPICAAATECQGFCRAELKNFQQLIGQDFDVDRVQHIISDGQRCVYRIREKAGR from the coding sequence ATGAAGAAGAGCATCTCCGATAGGATCCTGTTATTCCTGAAAATGAAAGGCGAGGCGGAAGTGGCGGCCCTGTCTGAAGAATTGCAGATGACCAAGGAAGGCATCCGGCAGCAGCTGCTGAAGATGGTGGAGGAAGGATTGGTCAGCAGTCGCACCCAAAGCAAAGGTGTAGGCCGGCCCATCACTTATTACGCAATAGCGGAAAAAGGAACAGCCAGGTTCCCCGACAGTCATGCAGAAGTGACCGTGCAATTGCTGCAATCCGTTAAAAAACTATTGGGAGAAAATGCCCTGGACCTGCTGATCAGCGAAAGAGAAAAGCAGACCTTACAACGATATGAAACGGCGATGGCCGGAATGGATTCCATAGACCAGCGACTGGACAAGCTCAGCCAGATCCGCTCTGAGGAAGGTTATATGGCCACCTGGAAAAAAGAGAACGAAGAGTATTTCCTGGTCGAAAATCATTGCCCCATCTGTGCCGCCGCCACGGAATGCCAGGGATTCTGCCGGGCTGAACTGAAAAATTTCCAGCAGCTCATTGGCCAGGATTTTGACGTGGACAGGGTACAGCATATCATTTCCGATGGACAACGCTGCGTATACCGGATCAGGGAGAAGGCAGGCAGATAA
- a CDS encoding superoxide dismutase gives MSYTLPALPYAYEALEPHFDAQTMTIHHQRHHQAYIDNLNKAIAGTDAEQEPLENILQHITKHAPAIRNNGGGHYNHSLFWEILSPKAQTTPTGELAAEIDTVFGGLANLKEEIKKAGLGQFGSGWAWLVVKFNGSLGVAATPNQDNPLMDTNLTNRGYPILGVDVWEHAYYLKYQNKRADYLDAFWSVLDWAAVEKKYEEVKAKLK, from the coding sequence ATGAGCTATACATTACCGGCTTTACCATATGCTTACGAAGCATTGGAGCCCCACTTTGACGCGCAGACCATGACCATTCACCACCAGCGTCACCACCAGGCCTATATTGACAACCTTAATAAGGCGATTGCAGGGACTGATGCCGAGCAGGAGCCCCTGGAAAACATTCTTCAGCATATTACAAAACATGCTCCTGCCATCCGCAACAACGGTGGTGGTCATTATAACCACTCTTTATTCTGGGAGATCCTTTCACCCAAGGCGCAAACAACACCTACCGGTGAACTGGCTGCTGAGATTGACACCGTGTTCGGTGGACTGGCTAACCTGAAAGAAGAGATCAAGAAGGCCGGCCTTGGCCAGTTTGGTTCTGGCTGGGCATGGCTGGTGGTCAAATTCAACGGCTCGCTGGGTGTAGCCGCTACGCCTAACCAGGACAATCCGCTGATGGATACCAACCTGACCAATCGCGGTTACCCTATCCTGGGCGTGGATGTATGGGAACATGCCTATTACCTCAAATACCAGAATAAAAGGGCCGATTACCTGGATGCTTTCTGGTCAGTACTGGACTGGGCCGCAGTAGAGAAAAAATATGAAGAAGTGAAAGCGAAATTGAAATAG
- a CDS encoding NAD(P)H-dependent oxidoreductase has product MKALIFNGALERRSNSASERVSKFLSDRLQQRGVDSQVFNIVDAGIPLFDITLQKVPLAVQVMVNQFREADLHIWLTPLYHGSMTGVMKNCLDWLEISSKEPVPYLTGKLVGLVCWADGVQAMQGINAMDPVARSLRAWTLPYSLPIQRPYLFDEEGKVSAQYEQRFDLLLNLLVEGPARPQVQAETTKST; this is encoded by the coding sequence ATGAAAGCGTTGATCTTTAATGGCGCGCTGGAGCGCAGGAGTAATTCTGCTTCCGAACGTGTCAGCAAATTTTTATCGGACAGATTACAGCAGCGGGGTGTAGACAGCCAGGTGTTCAATATTGTGGATGCCGGCATCCCGTTATTTGATATCACGTTGCAGAAAGTACCGCTTGCAGTGCAGGTAATGGTCAACCAGTTCCGGGAAGCAGACCTGCATATCTGGCTGACGCCCCTGTACCACGGCAGTATGACCGGCGTGATGAAGAACTGCCTCGACTGGCTGGAGATCAGCAGCAAAGAGCCGGTCCCATATCTCACCGGCAAGCTGGTAGGCCTTGTATGCTGGGCCGATGGCGTACAGGCCATGCAGGGCATCAATGCCATGGATCCGGTGGCCAGGTCGCTCCGCGCCTGGACACTGCCCTATAGTCTGCCGATTCAGCGGCCCTACTTGTTTGATGAAGAAGGCAAGGTGAGCGCCCAGTATGAACAGCGCTTTGACCTGCTATTGAATTTGCTGGTGGAGGGGCCGGCGCGGCCGCAGGTGCAGGCTGAAACAACTAAGTCTACATAA
- a CDS encoding glycoside hydrolase family 43 protein, with protein sequence MKQVVKTVAVSFLLTAALQNGPLLAQSGNTFQNPLPVQFGDPYVLQVKADKYYMYGTGGVAKNGFAAYSSTDLVNWKDEGQVFYASNTNGWSDSTAAWGGAYWAPEVYEYNGKFYMFYSAQWKDNPNKEVENFRIGVAVADKPTGPFIDIVNKPIFDPGYPIIDGNVLFDKSGKLYLYYSRCAYKHPVESEVATWAKQKGWYDSIEESWVYGVELKPDFSGVIGEPVLLLRPPVTMTDKQAEWESRSVTSKEVNRRWTEGSVIFKKGKIYYMMYSANYFGGKNYAVGYATAKSPLGPFIKASNNPVLQKNIEQGGVVTGTGHNSITYSPNGKEMFCVYHARTTATGDERVVFIDRMKILPDGKLVVEGPTTAAQALPKK encoded by the coding sequence ATGAAGCAAGTAGTAAAGACAGTAGCAGTATCCTTCCTGTTGACAGCAGCCCTTCAGAACGGTCCTTTGCTGGCACAGAGCGGCAATACTTTTCAGAATCCCCTGCCCGTGCAATTCGGCGACCCCTATGTATTGCAGGTAAAAGCTGATAAATATTATATGTATGGGACCGGTGGCGTAGCCAAAAACGGATTTGCCGCCTATTCCTCCACTGACCTGGTGAACTGGAAAGATGAAGGCCAGGTGTTTTATGCCAGCAACACCAATGGCTGGAGTGATTCCACCGCCGCCTGGGGTGGCGCATACTGGGCGCCTGAAGTGTACGAATACAATGGTAAGTTCTATATGTTCTATAGCGCCCAATGGAAAGACAATCCCAATAAGGAAGTCGAGAATTTCCGTATCGGCGTAGCTGTGGCCGACAAGCCCACAGGTCCTTTCATTGACATTGTCAACAAACCCATTTTTGATCCCGGCTATCCCATCATTGACGGCAACGTCCTGTTTGATAAAAGCGGCAAGCTGTATCTCTATTACAGCCGTTGCGCCTACAAGCACCCTGTGGAAAGTGAAGTAGCTACCTGGGCCAAGCAAAAAGGCTGGTATGATAGCATCGAGGAAAGCTGGGTATATGGCGTTGAGCTGAAACCAGATTTCAGTGGTGTTATCGGCGAGCCCGTGCTGTTGCTGCGTCCCCCCGTCACCATGACCGATAAGCAGGCAGAATGGGAAAGCAGGTCTGTTACCTCCAAAGAGGTCAACCGTCGCTGGACAGAAGGCTCTGTGATCTTCAAAAAAGGAAAGATCTACTACATGATGTATTCCGCCAACTATTTTGGCGGCAAGAACTATGCAGTCGGTTATGCCACGGCCAAATCCCCGCTGGGACCTTTCATCAAAGCTTCCAACAATCCCGTATTGCAGAAAAATATTGAACAGGGTGGCGTAGTGACCGGCACCGGCCATAACAGCATCACCTACTCACCCAATGGCAAAGAAATGTTCTGTGTGTATCATGCCCGGACAACAGCCACCGGTGATGAACGCGTAGTGTTCATTGACCGGATGAAGATCCTGCCGGATGGCAAGCTGGTAGTGGAAGGACCTACAACGGCGGCGCAGGCTTTGCCGAAGAAGTAG
- a CDS encoding sigma-70 family RNA polymerase sigma factor has protein sequence MSEPNLHTTLREQAILERVAAGEEQAFAELVSHYTPVIYRYLLHWLKQIPLAEEAAQDIFMRIWRNREKLPGMANFRGYLYVVARNQASTLLQQQLLAGGRPTADRLDELLVQPHYSLELKELAKLLERAVAALPPRRKEIFTLSRREGLTYEEIARRLAISRHTVKEHMVAALLFLRQYIQEYGGNLLSVGIGSLLMMDWLS, from the coding sequence TTGAGTGAACCCAATTTACATACCACGCTCCGGGAGCAGGCGATCCTGGAACGGGTGGCTGCCGGTGAGGAGCAGGCCTTTGCAGAACTGGTGAGCCACTACACACCGGTTATCTATCGTTACCTGCTGCACTGGCTTAAACAGATCCCGCTGGCTGAGGAAGCCGCCCAGGACATTTTTATGCGGATCTGGAGGAACCGGGAAAAACTACCCGGCATGGCCAATTTCCGCGGTTATCTCTATGTTGTTGCCCGTAACCAGGCCAGTACCTTACTACAGCAGCAGCTACTGGCCGGGGGCAGGCCTACGGCAGACCGGCTGGACGAACTCCTGGTTCAGCCCCATTATTCCCTGGAGTTAAAAGAGCTGGCGAAATTGCTGGAGCGGGCGGTAGCCGCCCTGCCGCCCCGCCGGAAGGAGATCTTTACACTAAGCCGCCGGGAAGGGCTCACCTATGAGGAAATTGCCCGCCGGCTGGCTATTTCCCGTCATACGGTAAAGGAGCATATGGTGGCTGCCCTGCTGTTCCTGCGGCAATATATCCAGGAGTATGGAGGTAACCTGCTCTCCGTTGGGATCGGGTCCTTACTGATGATGGACTGGCTGTCCTGA
- a CDS encoding FecR domain-containing protein, with protein sequence MDKKGLAYYLEAYTAGLLTAEERQELQLLLQDPSNKETLDQLLDADWQRWEDSDLQFPEGFARVQQAVSAKVRAEQAAGKQPAGRVVRLPRSTWAAAAAVLLLLAAGSYWWLIREKPSAPVVVAANPADIPPGSPGAILTLADGSQVLLDTIQQATIALQGGITATVVNGALVYEGKGTELLYNSMKTPRGRQYQLRLPDGTRVWLNAASSIRYPTVFTGSNRTVELSGEAYFEVTNNPRQPFLVQVNNAAAVEVLGTHFNINAYGEEPAIQTTLLEGSIAVSLAGTAHTGAGRTAKAVLQPGQQARIRTGKLSGTTIPGSSQILTKETGAITVLKNIDTDKVMAWKNGLFNFEGASLEEVMRQSERWYDIEVVYEKGIPDMELTGKMTRDVTLGQLLEGLELFHVHYRLEGRRLIILP encoded by the coding sequence ATGGACAAAAAAGGATTGGCATATTACCTGGAGGCCTATACAGCAGGCCTATTGACCGCCGAAGAGCGGCAGGAATTGCAGCTTTTGCTGCAGGACCCGTCCAATAAAGAGACGCTGGACCAGCTGCTGGACGCCGACTGGCAGCGCTGGGAAGACAGTGACCTGCAGTTCCCTGAAGGTTTTGCCCGGGTGCAGCAAGCGGTCAGCGCCAAGGTGCGTGCAGAGCAGGCGGCTGGTAAGCAGCCTGCCGGTCGGGTAGTGAGACTGCCCCGCAGCACCTGGGCCGCCGCAGCTGCCGTACTGTTGCTGCTGGCAGCAGGATCGTATTGGTGGCTCATCCGTGAAAAGCCATCAGCTCCCGTTGTGGTAGCCGCCAATCCCGCCGATATTCCCCCGGGCAGCCCAGGCGCTATTCTCACGCTGGCAGATGGCTCACAGGTATTGCTGGATACCATTCAGCAGGCGACCATCGCCTTGCAGGGTGGCATTACCGCCACTGTGGTCAATGGCGCCTTGGTATATGAAGGAAAAGGAACGGAGCTGTTGTACAATTCCATGAAAACGCCCAGGGGCAGACAGTACCAGCTTCGCCTGCCGGACGGCACCAGGGTCTGGCTCAATGCCGCCAGCAGTATCCGTTACCCAACGGTATTTACCGGCAGCAACAGGACGGTGGAATTGAGTGGGGAAGCCTATTTTGAGGTGACGAATAATCCACGCCAGCCTTTCCTGGTACAGGTGAATAATGCTGCTGCCGTGGAAGTGCTGGGCACGCATTTTAATATCAACGCCTATGGAGAAGAACCTGCTATCCAAACCACCCTATTGGAAGGCTCCATAGCTGTCAGCCTTGCCGGCACCGCGCATACAGGCGCCGGTCGGACCGCCAAAGCAGTACTGCAGCCGGGGCAGCAGGCCAGGATCCGGACAGGTAAGTTATCCGGAACAACAATCCCTGGTTCGTCCCAAATTCTTACTAAAGAAACCGGCGCCATCACCGTGCTCAAAAATATAGATACTGATAAGGTCATGGCCTGGAAGAACGGGCTCTTCAATTTTGAAGGGGCCAGCCTGGAAGAAGTAATGCGCCAATCAGAACGCTGGTACGATATAGAAGTAGTGTATGAAAAGGGGATACCGGATATGGAGCTGACCGGAAAAATGACCCGGGATGTTACGCTGGGTCAGCTGCTGGAAGGCCTGGAGCTGTTCCATGTGCATTACCGGCTGGAAGGAAGACGATTGATCATTCTGCCATAG
- a CDS encoding SusC/RagA family TonB-linked outer membrane protein has translation MKLLSFFLFVAMLSAHAEGVGQTVTISGKDLTLKQVFAAIEKQTGYVVLSKKALFSETATVAINATNMPLQALLDAVLKDMALQYIIRGKTIFLDRKAPVLAPPATAPVFLTLDPPVAPPVTVRITDEQGQLLSGASVLNRKTKRSGITNAQGICTIEAGTGDVLEVSYVGYERQLVTVRDAALSVVLKLSETEMEEVFINKGYYSQSRITNVGGVSTLTAKDIEKQPVSNILDVMVGRLNGLEVFPSSGVAGTAPAMMVRGRSGFGTIASGNSANPPLVIVDGVPMPPNMLVSNGSAWKGSASNLNNLLGLSPADVESISVLKDGDATAIYGSRGSNGVILITTKRGKGNGVRTNLTASTGFQKMPHFLDMLNNDQYRSMREEALANSNTTPTATNAPDLLVWDKTKTHDWQRELLGGTARMNDVSLSVSGGSGNTRFYVSGSYHDQGSVMPGDSKMMRGAFNASLNYLSNNKKLSLDVQTSYSLSDLNLLSNDLSTAAFYAPNYPVYTATGELDWTGNSTNPYATTRQQYELPTKNYSGTIQVGYELLKGLKLKTRAGFNAVNTRMAWEQPLNSLNPNLSTSTATLILQNSDNGNWIVEPFAEYNRAFGAHHLSVVSGFTFNRQYQKGLSLRGTGFPNDRMVSDIAAATTIDKPTSTDIKYAYAAFYTRVGYDFAQKYLVNLTFRRDGSTRFGPGNKFGNFGAIGLGWVFTGEQWAADALPFLSYGKLRASYGTSGNDNIPDFYYIPYYTTRTAYNGTALLPANLDNPDLKWEMARKFEGGLELGFLNNRISLSAAWFRNRIEDGLLYYLIAPLVPFNYFISNYPSVIQNSGVEIELSSHNLKGAFTWDTRLNLSKTAGKMVEFPNIERSSYSNTYVVGESMTLFKVNHSTGLNEKGEPLIPSTLPADRVVAGNKDPFFGSMVNDFSYKNFSFSFLLQFNRQRGTPTYIPTASPGSLNQNMTTYVLDRWQKAGDEQHTNIPRFGANLTNYNNYISSDLNTVTEYIFRLGNASFAYSLPEKFTRQLRIEKLNVFCNAQNLYVFDKYRKWRFDPATGNSGLPPLRTIVFGINVTL, from the coding sequence ATGAAACTGCTTTCCTTCTTTCTTTTTGTTGCTATGTTGTCTGCCCATGCAGAAGGGGTAGGCCAGACCGTTACTATTTCCGGGAAAGACCTGACGCTGAAACAGGTGTTTGCTGCTATTGAAAAGCAGACCGGTTATGTGGTGCTGAGTAAAAAAGCACTGTTCTCAGAGACTGCTACCGTAGCTATCAATGCAACCAATATGCCGTTGCAGGCGCTGCTGGATGCGGTGCTGAAAGACATGGCGCTGCAATATATCATCCGCGGGAAAACGATCTTCCTGGATCGTAAAGCGCCTGTGCTGGCGCCTCCCGCCACTGCACCGGTCTTTCTGACCCTTGATCCCCCCGTGGCGCCCCCTGTTACCGTCCGGATCACTGACGAGCAGGGACAACTGCTTTCCGGCGCTTCCGTACTCAACAGGAAAACGAAGAGATCGGGCATCACCAACGCCCAGGGGATCTGTACTATTGAAGCCGGCACAGGCGATGTGCTGGAAGTATCCTATGTAGGTTATGAAAGGCAGCTGGTCACTGTTCGTGATGCTGCCTTGTCAGTAGTATTAAAGCTGAGCGAAACGGAGATGGAAGAGGTCTTCATCAATAAAGGTTATTATTCGCAGAGCAGAATCACCAACGTAGGTGGCGTATCAACCCTCACCGCAAAGGATATTGAAAAGCAACCGGTCTCCAATATCCTGGATGTGATGGTGGGCCGGCTCAATGGCCTGGAAGTATTCCCCAGCAGTGGTGTTGCGGGTACTGCACCGGCTATGATGGTGCGGGGACGTTCCGGTTTTGGCACCATTGCCTCGGGCAATTCCGCCAATCCGCCGCTGGTCATTGTGGATGGCGTACCCATGCCGCCTAATATGCTGGTGTCCAACGGATCGGCCTGGAAGGGCAGCGCTTCCAACCTGAATAACCTGCTGGGCTTAAGTCCTGCCGATGTGGAATCCATCAGTGTGCTGAAAGATGGCGATGCCACCGCTATCTACGGCTCCCGGGGTTCCAACGGGGTGATCCTGATCACTACCAAACGCGGTAAGGGCAACGGGGTGCGGACCAATCTCACCGCCTCCACCGGTTTCCAGAAAATGCCCCATTTCCTGGATATGCTGAATAATGATCAGTATCGATCCATGCGTGAGGAAGCCCTGGCCAACAGCAATACAACGCCCACTGCCACTAACGCTCCTGATCTGCTGGTATGGGACAAAACAAAAACGCACGACTGGCAGCGGGAACTGCTGGGCGGCACAGCCCGGATGAACGATGTCAGTCTCTCCGTCTCCGGCGGCAGCGGCAATACCCGTTTTTATGTCAGTGGCTCCTATCATGACCAGGGATCTGTAATGCCCGGGGATTCAAAGATGATGCGGGGCGCCTTCAATGCTTCGCTGAACTACCTGTCCAATAATAAAAAGCTGAGCCTGGATGTGCAGACTTCCTATAGCCTGTCCGACCTTAACCTGCTGTCCAACGATCTGTCCACCGCCGCCTTCTATGCACCCAATTACCCGGTCTACACAGCTACCGGAGAATTGGACTGGACCGGCAACAGCACCAACCCCTACGCTACTACCCGGCAGCAATATGAGCTGCCTACCAAAAATTATTCAGGGACCATCCAGGTAGGATATGAGCTGCTGAAAGGACTGAAGCTCAAAACAAGGGCTGGCTTCAATGCCGTCAATACACGGATGGCCTGGGAGCAGCCGCTCAATTCCCTCAATCCTAACCTGAGCACCAGCACTGCCACCCTGATCCTGCAAAACTCGGACAATGGCAACTGGATTGTAGAACCTTTTGCTGAATACAACCGCGCATTTGGGGCGCATCACCTGAGCGTAGTGTCGGGCTTCACGTTCAACAGGCAATACCAGAAAGGATTGTCGTTAAGAGGTACCGGCTTCCCGAACGACCGCATGGTGAGTGATATTGCTGCGGCCACCACCATTGATAAACCCACCTCTACTGATATCAAATATGCCTATGCTGCCTTCTATACGCGGGTGGGTTATGATTTCGCCCAGAAATACCTGGTCAACCTCACCTTCCGCAGGGACGGCTCTACCCGCTTTGGCCCCGGCAATAAATTCGGCAATTTTGGCGCTATCGGCCTGGGCTGGGTGTTCACAGGGGAGCAGTGGGCGGCAGATGCCCTGCCCTTCCTGAGCTATGGTAAATTGCGGGCCAGCTACGGCACCAGTGGTAATGACAATATCCCCGATTTTTATTATATCCCTTATTATACTACCAGGACAGCCTACAATGGTACGGCCCTGCTGCCGGCCAACCTGGATAATCCTGACCTGAAATGGGAGATGGCCCGGAAGTTTGAAGGCGGGCTGGAACTGGGTTTCCTGAATAACCGGATATCCCTGTCTGCTGCCTGGTTCCGCAATCGCATAGAAGACGGATTGCTGTATTACCTGATCGCTCCGCTGGTGCCTTTCAATTATTTTATCTCCAACTATCCTTCTGTGATACAGAATTCCGGCGTGGAGATAGAACTGTCCAGTCATAACCTGAAAGGAGCGTTCACCTGGGATACGCGCCTGAACCTCTCAAAGACAGCTGGCAAAATGGTGGAGTTCCCCAATATTGAAAGATCCTCCTATAGCAACACTTATGTGGTGGGAGAATCCATGACCCTTTTCAAGGTCAATCACAGTACCGGTCTGAATGAAAAAGGCGAGCCGCTGATCCCTTCCACGCTGCCGGCCGACAGGGTAGTGGCTGGCAATAAGGACCCTTTCTTTGGCAGTATGGTGAACGATTTCTCCTATAAGAATTTCAGCTTCAGTTTCCTGCTGCAGTTCAACAGGCAAAGAGGAACTCCTACTTATATCCCTACCGCTTCTCCGGGATCGCTCAACCAGAATATGACCACCTATGTCCTGGACAGGTGGCAGAAAGCGGGTGATGAGCAGCATACCAATATTCCGCGCTTTGGCGCCAACCTGACCAATTACAACAACTACATCAGCTCCGACCTGAACACCGTTACGGAATATATTTTCCGGCTGGGCAATGCGTCTTTCGCCTATAGCTTACCTGAAAAATTCACCAGGCAGCTGCGTATAGAAAAGCTGAATGTATTCTGCAATGCGCAGAACCTGTATGTGTTTGATAAATACAGGAAATGGCGGTTTGATCCGGCTACCGGCAACAGCGGCCTGCCGCCTCTAAGAACAATTGTATTTGGTATTAACGTGACACTCTAA
- a CDS encoding RagB/SusD family nutrient uptake outer membrane protein produces the protein MQKRTYYKQRLQRSLTGVLLLLLLASSCKKFVDIDLPGKNLLAPYVLENNSSLVAALNGVYSAMADPSGDLFIKPALFADELSASADLLSSQNTYSPTDAVPYRFFADYYKVVYNANYLLQGLETASTMLSPDTIKLVKGECYFLRAFSYFQLTNFYGMPPLVLTTNHNVAAFAPNSTEDALYAQIIADLKLAAGLLPNGYPEAAAAPVKRVRVNKQAVHTLLAKVYLYRKDWTNAIAMADSVLAVDSLYGLAGSIGAIFDPASKETIWQVFNQTGVTPIAAQLVPSSATVVPSITVRDEMVTAFDTSNDLRYKAWVKIQSLTTPAPAKYFYANKYKVRTAGAGTEYLVQFRLADIVLTKAEALARNNKLSDAVTELEKIRTRAGLLNPLPSDISSGALLDTIALERKRELAFEAGNRWFDLKRTGKALAVLQPIKPDFEEYRALLPYSAGASSTVIGVNPNMKQNDGYK, from the coding sequence ATGCAGAAAAGAACTTACTATAAGCAACGCCTGCAGCGGTCATTGACCGGCGTTTTGTTACTGCTGCTGCTGGCCTCCTCCTGTAAAAAGTTTGTGGACATTGATCTGCCCGGCAAAAACCTGCTGGCGCCCTATGTGCTGGAAAATAACAGCTCCCTGGTGGCGGCGCTGAATGGCGTGTATTCCGCTATGGCAGATCCTTCCGGCGATCTGTTCATCAAACCGGCCCTGTTTGCAGATGAGCTGAGTGCTTCGGCCGACCTGCTATCCAGCCAGAATACGTACTCGCCCACAGATGCGGTTCCCTACCGGTTCTTTGCAGATTACTACAAGGTGGTCTACAATGCCAACTATCTCTTGCAGGGATTGGAGACAGCTTCTACTATGTTGTCGCCCGATACAATTAAGCTGGTAAAGGGAGAATGTTATTTCCTGCGGGCCTTCAGCTATTTTCAGCTGACCAATTTTTATGGAATGCCGCCCCTGGTGCTGACCACCAATCACAATGTAGCCGCTTTTGCGCCCAACTCAACAGAAGACGCCTTGTATGCACAGATAATAGCTGATCTGAAACTGGCTGCCGGCTTGCTGCCCAACGGGTATCCCGAAGCTGCTGCTGCACCAGTCAAAAGAGTGCGGGTAAACAAACAGGCCGTTCATACATTGCTGGCAAAAGTGTACCTGTACCGGAAAGACTGGACCAATGCCATCGCCATGGCTGACAGTGTACTGGCCGTGGATTCACTGTATGGACTTGCCGGCAGCATCGGCGCTATATTTGATCCGGCCAGCAAAGAGACTATCTGGCAGGTCTTCAACCAGACAGGCGTCACGCCGATTGCCGCACAGCTGGTGCCATCCAGTGCTACCGTAGTTCCCTCTATTACCGTGCGGGATGAAATGGTCACTGCCTTTGATACCAGCAATGACCTGCGGTATAAGGCATGGGTGAAGATACAGTCGCTCACCACACCTGCACCCGCCAAATATTTCTATGCCAATAAGTATAAGGTGAGAACCGCTGGCGCCGGCACTGAATACCTGGTGCAGTTCAGGCTGGCAGATATTGTGCTGACAAAGGCGGAGGCACTGGCAAGGAACAACAAACTGTCGGATGCTGTAACTGAACTGGAGAAGATCCGGACCCGTGCCGGATTGCTCAACCCTTTACCTTCGGATATCAGTTCCGGTGCGCTGCTGGATACTATTGCGCTGGAAAGAAAAAGAGAACTGGCTTTTGAGGCGGGTAACCGCTGGTTTGATCTGAAGCGGACCGGGAAGGCCCTTGCTGTACTACAACCTATCAAACCTGATTTTGAAGAATACCGGGCCTTACTGCCTTATAGTGCCGGTGCTTCCAGCACCGTGATTGGCGTCAATCCCAATATGAAGCAGAATGACGGGTACAAATAA
- a CDS encoding ABC transporter ATP-binding protein, whose protein sequence is MQEPIVTIRHLSHRYATNWAIRDINMEIGRTGIVGLLGSNGAGKSTTMNILCGALNQTEGEVLINGLDMRQDPQRAKAEIGFLPQNPPLYLDLTVDEYLHYCSGLRRMSNNAIGAAVQEAKERCGVAHFSGRLIRNLSGGYRQRVGIAQAIVHKPRLVVLDEPTNGLDPNQILEVRSLIREIATDRAVIFSSHVLSEVQVLCRDIVMIESGRVVFADTMDAFNNYVEPHSVLIHWENPPSVAELEQVPGVTRADFLTPRQARVYFSGDQDIAEQLVETSVRKGWRLREIGFDKTALDEIFKQLSAKTNS, encoded by the coding sequence ATGCAGGAACCTATTGTTACTATCAGACACCTGTCGCACCGTTACGCTACCAACTGGGCCATCCGTGATATCAATATGGAGATCGGCAGGACAGGGATCGTTGGTTTGCTGGGCTCAAACGGGGCAGGCAAATCCACTACCATGAATATTCTCTGCGGGGCGCTGAACCAGACTGAAGGCGAGGTGCTGATCAATGGCCTGGACATGCGGCAGGATCCCCAGCGGGCCAAGGCGGAGATCGGCTTCCTGCCGCAGAACCCGCCGCTGTACCTGGACCTTACCGTAGATGAATACCTGCATTATTGCTCCGGCTTGCGGCGGATGTCCAATAATGCGATCGGCGCTGCTGTGCAGGAAGCCAAGGAACGTTGCGGCGTAGCGCATTTCAGCGGTCGTTTGATCAGGAACTTATCCGGAGGTTACCGCCAGCGGGTAGGTATTGCCCAGGCCATTGTACACAAGCCGAGGTTGGTAGTGCTGGACGAGCCCACCAATGGTCTTGATCCTAACCAGATCCTGGAAGTGCGCAGCCTGATCAGGGAGATCGCTACCGACCGCGCAGTGATCTTTTCTTCCCATGTGCTTTCTGAAGTGCAGGTATTATGCCGGGACATTGTAATGATAGAAAGTGGCCGGGTAGTCTTTGCGGATACCATGGATGCTTTCAATAATTATGTAGAGCCGCATAGCGTGCTGATCCATTGGGAGAATCCTCCCTCTGTTGCAGAATTGGAGCAAGTGCCTGGTGTGACCAGGGCCGATTTCCTGACGCCCCGGCAGGCAAGGGTTTATTTCAGTGGCGACCAGGACATAGCAGAGCAGCTGGTAGAAACAAGCGTGCGGAAAGGCTGGCGTCTCCGCGAGATCGGCTTCGATAAAACGGCGCTGGACGAGATCTTCAAGCAGCTGTCTGCCAAAACAAATAGCTAA